Proteins found in one Phycisphaerales bacterium genomic segment:
- a CDS encoding menaquinone biosynthesis protein, translating to MEPIRVACVRYLNTAPLVEGLEKVQGLTLVPAVPSVIAGMVRSEEADLGLCSVVDAVGLPGSDDPALALVPAGMIGCDGPTLTVRVFSAVPFEQVTTLHADTDSHTSVILAQVILSRRYGVRPRVIGFDARERMPLEGAAPSGSIEESWPPTVLLIGDKVVTDCPPASRYPYQLDLGEQWKALTGLPFAYAVWMCRREDVGSQKVKAATALLDRHRRHNATRLDWVIARRQPASRWPAEEAERYLTQLLRFEVGEREREAVGAFIAEARALGLVADREPAWAF from the coding sequence ATGGAGCCGATCCGCGTCGCGTGCGTGCGTTACCTGAACACCGCTCCCCTGGTTGAAGGACTGGAGAAGGTGCAGGGGCTGACGCTGGTCCCGGCCGTGCCGTCGGTGATCGCCGGGATGGTGCGGAGCGAAGAGGCGGACTTGGGGCTGTGCTCGGTGGTGGATGCGGTGGGGCTGCCGGGGTCGGATGACCCGGCGCTGGCGCTGGTGCCGGCGGGGATGATCGGGTGCGACGGGCCGACGCTGACGGTGCGGGTGTTCTCGGCGGTGCCGTTCGAGCAGGTGACGACGCTGCACGCGGACACGGACAGCCACACGTCGGTGATCCTGGCGCAGGTGATTCTGTCGCGGCGGTATGGGGTGAGGCCGCGAGTGATCGGGTTTGATGCGCGGGAGCGGATGCCGCTGGAGGGGGCGGCGCCCTCGGGGTCGATCGAGGAGAGCTGGCCCCCCACTGTTCTCTTGATCGGTGACAAGGTGGTGACGGACTGCCCGCCGGCGTCGCGGTACCCGTACCAGCTCGATCTCGGCGAGCAGTGGAAGGCGCTCACGGGGCTGCCGTTTGCGTACGCGGTGTGGATGTGCCGGCGCGAGGATGTTGGTTCGCAGAAGGTGAAGGCCGCGACGGCGCTGCTCGACCGGCACCGGCGGCACAACGCCACGCGCCTGGACTGGGTGATCGCGCGCCGGCAGCCGGCGTCGCGCTGGCCGGCGGAGGAGGCGGAGCGGTACCTGACGCAGTTGCTGCGCTTCGAGGTCGGGGAGCGCGAGCGCGAGGCGGTGGGCGCGTTCATCGCGGAGGCGCGGGCGCTCGGGCTGGTGGCGGACCGGGAGCCGGCGTGGGCGTTCTAG
- a CDS encoding trehalose-6-phosphate synthase — MARTSKMVVVANRLPISRGKNGQWVSSSGGLVTALVPILQKRGGAWIGWTGDAGRAGRLPSVDGVAMRSVGLSEMEIDTYYNGFSNRTLWPLYHDAIREPEFNHAWWPQYEAVNERFARAAAAAAGPGDTVWVHDYHLQLVPEMVRALRPDVKIGLFLHIPFPPEELFSWLPWRERILKGMLGADLVGFQTYSDAQNFSRSARRYTEADGTDTELRLEGRTIRVNSFPISIDFDWFEQQAQRPEMQQQADLVRQRLGRKRKVLLSVDRLDYTKGIDSRLCAFEVMLQRGKFSVQDCVLVQIAAPSREPVFEYAEMRTKIEQLVGRINGEYSEPGRVAVHYFRRGFTREALVPYYLAADVMIVTPLRDGMNLVCKEYIATRTQHDGMLVLSEFAGAARQLRRSLLVNPRDTEGMATVMERAMSLPTMEARQRMSILRTMVRRHDVHEWASQYLEALQA, encoded by the coding sequence GTGGCGCGAACCAGCAAGATGGTGGTTGTGGCGAACCGGCTGCCGATCAGCCGCGGGAAGAACGGACAGTGGGTCTCCAGCTCCGGCGGCCTGGTCACCGCCCTCGTCCCCATCCTCCAGAAACGCGGCGGCGCCTGGATCGGCTGGACCGGCGACGCTGGCCGCGCCGGCCGCCTGCCCAGTGTGGATGGCGTGGCCATGCGCTCCGTCGGCCTGAGCGAAATGGAGATCGACACCTACTACAACGGTTTCAGCAACCGCACCCTGTGGCCGCTCTATCACGATGCCATCCGCGAGCCCGAGTTCAACCACGCCTGGTGGCCTCAGTACGAGGCGGTGAATGAGCGTTTCGCCCGCGCCGCCGCGGCCGCCGCGGGCCCGGGCGACACCGTGTGGGTCCACGACTACCACCTCCAGCTCGTGCCCGAGATGGTCCGCGCCCTCCGACCCGACGTAAAGATCGGGCTCTTCCTCCACATCCCCTTCCCGCCCGAGGAGCTGTTCAGCTGGCTCCCCTGGCGCGAGCGCATCCTTAAGGGCATGCTCGGCGCCGACCTCGTGGGCTTCCAGACCTACTCCGACGCCCAGAACTTCTCGCGCTCCGCCCGTCGCTACACCGAGGCCGACGGAACCGACACCGAGCTGCGCCTCGAGGGCCGCACCATCCGCGTCAACTCGTTCCCGATCTCCATCGACTTCGACTGGTTCGAGCAGCAGGCCCAGCGCCCGGAGATGCAGCAGCAGGCCGACCTCGTCCGCCAGCGCCTGGGCCGCAAGCGCAAGGTGCTCCTGAGCGTCGACCGCCTGGACTACACCAAGGGCATCGACTCGCGCCTGTGCGCCTTCGAAGTCATGCTCCAGCGCGGCAAATTCTCCGTGCAGGACTGCGTGCTGGTGCAGATCGCCGCGCCCAGCCGCGAGCCGGTATTCGAGTACGCGGAGATGCGCACCAAGATCGAGCAGCTGGTGGGCCGCATCAACGGCGAGTACAGCGAGCCGGGGCGCGTGGCCGTGCACTACTTCCGTCGCGGCTTCACCCGCGAGGCCCTCGTGCCGTACTACCTCGCGGCCGACGTGATGATCGTCACCCCGCTGCGCGACGGGATGAACCTGGTGTGCAAGGAGTACATCGCTACCCGCACCCAGCACGACGGCATGCTCGTGCTCAGCGAGTTCGCCGGCGCCGCCCGCCAGCTGCGCCGCTCGCTTCTGGTGAACCCGCGCGACACCGAAGGGATGGCGACGGTGATGGAGCGTGCCATGTCGCTGCCGACCATGGAAGCCCGCCAGCGCATGTCGATCCTGCGGACCATGGTGAGGCGGCACGATGTTCACGAATGGGCCAGCCAGTACCTGGAGGCGTTGCAGGCATGA
- a CDS encoding ester cyclase — protein MPLTPAQMDRKIDEHFGFEATDDVDGVVATLAPDAVHDIVGYPTGPTVGRDAARPFYKQMFKDLAESRTTMIKRLYGDNFLIDESMWEGRAPGRPFGLEGRNRPLRFRLLHVVEFTGDGQIGREQVWLDMAAILQQLPQD, from the coding sequence ATGCCGCTGACGCCCGCGCAGATGGACCGCAAGATCGACGAGCACTTCGGGTTTGAGGCTACGGATGACGTGGACGGCGTGGTCGCCACGCTCGCGCCTGATGCGGTGCACGACATCGTGGGCTACCCGACGGGGCCCACCGTAGGGCGCGACGCGGCTCGGCCCTTCTACAAGCAGATGTTCAAGGACCTCGCGGAGAGCCGCACGACGATGATCAAGCGGCTGTACGGCGACAACTTCCTGATTGACGAGTCGATGTGGGAGGGGCGGGCGCCGGGCCGGCCGTTCGGGCTGGAGGGGCGGAACCGGCCGCTGCGTTTCCGGCTACTGCACGTGGTGGAGTTCACCGGTGACGGGCAGATCGGGCGCGAGCAGGTGTGGCTGGACATGGCCGCGATTCTTCAGCAGTTGCCGCAGGACTGA
- a CDS encoding acetyltransferase, with protein sequence MHPAGKRKLIVIGGGGHALVVTEAVQAAGVQPEGFYDDNPEAVLGQRLSINYLGPLSAAKVGDEDLYIVALGDVQLRRRVLQGLPYDLAATIIHAESFVAPSATLGTGIFVAPKAMVHSFASIDDHCIINSGAIVEHECAIGENTHIGPGAVLGGGARVGAQTLVGLGARVLPGVRIGSGCVIGAGAVVVRDIPSDTKVVGVPARVMS encoded by the coding sequence ATGCACCCAGCGGGGAAGCGCAAGCTGATCGTCATCGGTGGGGGTGGTCACGCGCTGGTCGTGACCGAGGCCGTGCAGGCCGCGGGCGTGCAGCCCGAGGGCTTCTACGACGACAACCCCGAGGCCGTGCTCGGCCAGCGCCTCAGCATCAACTACCTCGGCCCACTCTCCGCGGCCAAGGTCGGCGACGAGGACCTCTACATCGTCGCCCTGGGCGACGTGCAGCTCCGTCGGCGCGTGCTGCAGGGGCTGCCCTACGACCTCGCGGCCACCATCATCCACGCCGAGTCCTTCGTCGCGCCATCCGCAACGCTCGGCACCGGCATCTTCGTCGCACCCAAGGCGATGGTGCACTCGTTCGCCAGCATCGACGACCACTGCATCATCAACTCCGGCGCGATCGTCGAGCACGAGTGCGCCATCGGTGAGAACACCCACATCGGCCCCGGCGCGGTGCTCGGCGGCGGCGCCCGCGTGGGCGCTCAGACACTCGTCGGCCTGGGCGCCCGCGTGCTCCCCGGCGTGCGGATCGGCTCGGGCTGCGTGATCGGCGCCGGCGCGGTCGTGGTGCGCGACATCCCCAGCGACACCAAGGTCGTCGGCGTCCCGGCTCGCGTGATGTCCTGA
- the otsB gene encoding trehalose-phosphatase encodes MIPLDDRLRTLASTPILLVACDFDGTLAPIVDHPEKAQPDEESLLATTALANMPHTYGAVISGRALSDLTKMVQGANKMWLVGSHGTEFDRNFAASLPQTIVDLRARVRGELVRAAAGIDGMWIEDKPVSVALHYRNADERAARPVLEQLMAGPAKWDGVIVRPGLKVLEFSVAPGDKGRALAAIRHRVGATAIVFIGDDATDEDAFGTLGPTDLGIKIGPGPTRAEYRIGSVDEVPHLLARLMLLRNDWLQGRDLVPIEHHSLVSDQRTAAMVDPRGRVVWLCLPRIDSASMFAEMLGGPSRGFYEVRSLNAKTPPRQKYLNDSFVLQTQWSDMSVTDYLDCAGGRPFQRAGRSDLLRVIERAPGIEGSVRALVRFAPRLDFGRVATNLIISPDGLEVEGSHDPMVLYAPGIKWKLVQDGLHQTAEAEIELGEEPVVLELRYGSATMRKAVIAEPERRRQTDRFWSGWASTLEQCPVKPELVRRSALILKALVHGPTGAICAAATTSLPEQLGGVRNWDYRYCWPRDASLSAAALVRLGNTGTAMKLIDWLIEVVFAAESPDRLRPIYEVSGRELPPEAEIGELGGYGASRPVRIGNGAASQVQLDVFGPIVDLVALLAERGAPITPESWRLVEAMVQAVGARWMEPDHGIWEIRGPRRHHVYSKIMCWHAVNRALTVAEHVVGKPRPAWERLRDVIANDVWEKGFDRNLGIFPGVYGGHELDAAVLTMGMCNMIPPRDPRFIATVEATEKSLRGGPTVFRYKEDDGLPGIEGGLHICTFWLVEALTLIGERRRAEALFEQACALVGPTGMLTEEWEPELNIALGNTPQAYSHLALINAAVRLATAD; translated from the coding sequence ATGATCCCGCTGGACGATCGGCTGCGGACCCTGGCAAGCACGCCCATCCTGCTGGTGGCGTGCGACTTCGACGGCACCCTCGCGCCGATCGTGGATCACCCCGAGAAGGCACAGCCCGACGAGGAGTCGCTGCTCGCCACCACCGCGCTGGCCAACATGCCGCACACCTACGGCGCGGTGATCTCCGGGCGCGCCCTCAGCGACCTCACCAAAATGGTGCAGGGCGCCAACAAGATGTGGCTCGTCGGCAGCCACGGCACCGAGTTTGACCGCAACTTCGCGGCGTCCCTTCCCCAGACCATCGTCGATCTCCGCGCCCGCGTCCGGGGCGAGCTCGTCCGCGCCGCCGCGGGTATCGACGGCATGTGGATCGAGGACAAGCCCGTGAGCGTCGCGCTGCACTACCGCAACGCCGACGAGCGGGCCGCGCGACCCGTGCTCGAGCAGCTGATGGCCGGGCCCGCGAAGTGGGACGGCGTGATCGTGCGACCGGGTCTCAAGGTGCTGGAGTTCAGCGTCGCGCCCGGGGACAAGGGTCGGGCCCTCGCCGCGATCCGCCACCGCGTGGGCGCCACCGCCATCGTCTTCATCGGCGACGATGCCACCGACGAGGACGCCTTCGGGACGCTGGGCCCCACCGACCTGGGCATCAAGATCGGGCCCGGGCCCACCCGCGCCGAGTACCGCATCGGAAGCGTTGACGAGGTCCCCCACCTGCTCGCCCGTCTGATGCTCCTGCGCAACGACTGGCTCCAGGGGCGCGACCTTGTTCCCATCGAGCACCACTCGCTGGTCTCGGACCAGCGGACCGCCGCGATGGTTGACCCGCGCGGACGCGTCGTGTGGTTGTGCCTGCCGCGGATCGACTCGGCCTCGATGTTCGCGGAGATGCTTGGCGGCCCCTCGCGCGGGTTCTACGAGGTCCGCTCGCTGAACGCCAAGACGCCTCCGCGCCAGAAGTACCTCAACGACAGCTTCGTGCTTCAGACGCAGTGGTCCGACATGTCTGTGACCGACTACCTCGACTGCGCGGGCGGGCGGCCCTTCCAGCGCGCGGGCCGCTCGGACCTGCTGCGGGTGATCGAGCGGGCGCCGGGGATCGAGGGCTCCGTGCGAGCGCTCGTGCGCTTCGCGCCGCGCCTGGACTTCGGGCGCGTTGCGACCAACCTGATCATCAGCCCCGACGGCCTCGAGGTCGAGGGCTCGCACGACCCCATGGTGCTCTACGCGCCGGGCATCAAGTGGAAGCTGGTGCAGGACGGTCTGCACCAGACCGCCGAGGCCGAGATCGAGTTGGGCGAGGAGCCGGTAGTGCTCGAGCTGCGCTACGGCAGCGCGACCATGCGCAAGGCGGTGATCGCCGAGCCCGAGCGCCGGCGGCAGACCGATCGATTCTGGAGCGGCTGGGCATCGACGCTGGAGCAGTGCCCGGTCAAGCCCGAGCTTGTCCGGCGCAGCGCGCTCATCCTGAAAGCTCTGGTGCACGGGCCCACCGGCGCGATCTGCGCCGCGGCCACCACCAGCTTGCCCGAGCAGCTGGGCGGCGTGCGCAACTGGGATTACCGCTACTGCTGGCCGCGGGACGCTTCGCTCTCGGCCGCGGCGCTGGTGCGGCTGGGCAACACGGGCACGGCGATGAAGCTGATCGACTGGCTGATCGAGGTCGTGTTCGCCGCTGAGTCGCCCGACCGCCTGCGGCCCATCTACGAGGTGAGCGGACGCGAGCTGCCGCCGGAAGCGGAGATCGGCGAGCTGGGCGGGTACGGCGCGAGCCGGCCCGTGCGCATCGGCAACGGCGCGGCGTCGCAGGTGCAGCTGGACGTGTTCGGGCCGATTGTCGATCTGGTGGCGCTGCTGGCGGAGCGCGGCGCGCCCATCACGCCCGAGAGCTGGCGGCTGGTCGAGGCCATGGTGCAGGCGGTGGGGGCGCGGTGGATGGAGCCCGACCACGGCATTTGGGAAATCCGTGGCCCGCGCCGGCACCACGTGTACTCCAAGATCATGTGCTGGCACGCGGTGAATCGTGCGCTCACCGTCGCTGAGCATGTCGTCGGCAAGCCGCGCCCGGCTTGGGAGCGGCTGCGCGATGTGATCGCGAACGACGTGTGGGAGAAGGGCTTCGACCGGAATCTCGGCATCTTCCCCGGCGTGTACGGCGGGCACGAGCTGGACGCGGCGGTGCTGACGATGGGAATGTGCAACATGATCCCGCCGCGAGACCCGCGGTTCATCGCGACGGTGGAGGCGACGGAGAAGAGCCTGCGGGGCGGGCCGACGGTGTTCCGCTACAAGGAGGACGACGGCCTGCCGGGCATCGAGGGCGGGCTGCACATCTGCACCTTCTGGCTGGTGGAGGCGCTCACCCTGATCGGCGAGCGCCGGCGGGCGGAGGCGCTGTTCGAGCAGGCGTGCGCGCTGGTGGGGCCGACGGGGATGCTGACGGAGGAGTGGGAGCCGGAGCTGAACATCGCCCTGGGGAACACGCCGCAGGCGTACTCGCACCTGGCGCTGATCAACGCGGCGGTGCGGCTGGCGACGGCGGATTAG
- a CDS encoding prepilin-type N-terminal cleavage/methylation domain-containing protein produces the protein MARRTPRLVHTARRAFTLIELLVVVGIIGVLVGLTLFVGTQVVGGGKQRTTQQIIQVLDQAMQTYITSTGDNPTAIYVHRDPAGTLTYFPIGDVRDMTTNAVAVPGEFPGGHPMVNAVGMFYEEARTKPEVSKILDKIPQQYVRMYDIDGTGPQPALLTVFDAWGKPIRYVHPTFQGVYSDDPTNNSPNPATARPTIAVCPLPAGLPAGTAYSVPNIRRNNVPTGTGTAADNQPDGDGGMCVGHRPYFYSLGPDGLCGVKKSGSPGTVVENYNADNIYTTIPNFVDK, from the coding sequence ATGGCACGCCGCACACCCCGCCTCGTCCACACCGCCCGACGCGCCTTCACGCTCATCGAGCTCCTCGTAGTCGTCGGCATCATCGGCGTGCTGGTCGGCCTCACCCTCTTCGTCGGCACCCAGGTCGTCGGCGGCGGCAAGCAGCGCACCACCCAGCAGATCATCCAGGTGCTCGACCAGGCGATGCAGACCTACATCACGTCCACCGGAGACAACCCGACCGCGATCTACGTCCACCGCGACCCGGCCGGAACTCTCACGTACTTCCCCATCGGCGACGTGCGAGACATGACCACCAACGCTGTTGCCGTCCCCGGCGAGTTCCCGGGTGGGCACCCGATGGTCAATGCCGTCGGAATGTTCTACGAGGAAGCACGGACAAAGCCTGAAGTCAGCAAAATCCTCGACAAGATCCCCCAGCAATACGTCCGCATGTACGACATTGACGGCACCGGGCCGCAGCCTGCCCTCCTGACGGTCTTCGACGCCTGGGGCAAGCCCATTCGTTACGTACATCCCACGTTTCAGGGTGTTTACTCCGACGACCCTACCAACAACTCGCCCAACCCAGCCACCGCCCGCCCGACCATTGCCGTGTGCCCGCTCCCCGCGGGTCTCCCCGCCGGCACCGCCTACTCGGTCCCAAACATCCGCCGCAACAACGTCCCCACCGGCACCGGCACCGCCGCCGACAATCAGCCCGACGGGGACGGCGGCATGTGCGTCGGCCACCGCCCGTACTTCTACTCCCTCGGCCCCGACGGCCTCTGCGGCGTCAAGAAGTCAGGCTCCCCGGGCACGGTGGTCGAGAACTACAACGCGGACAACATCTACACCACCATCCCCAACTTCGTCGACAAGTGA
- a CDS encoding TetR family transcriptional regulator: MARVKQAAAGRAGGQAVGQGGGRANQRARTRKDLLTAAARLLKSGRSPDMDEVAMEAGVSRATAYRYFPTVEALLAEAPVDRAVPESAAFFEGDTSTDPVERALRAEAAMHEVVYANAAQLRLMLAASVTRVLDGERGVPLRQNRRTPLIEAALEPVRAKLGRETYRQLCAALALVFGTESMIVLTDVLGMPEPAARKVKAWAVEMLVEGALREAASRRRGG, translated from the coding sequence ATGGCACGAGTGAAACAAGCAGCAGCTGGGCGTGCGGGCGGGCAAGCGGTTGGGCAAGGGGGCGGGCGGGCGAACCAGCGGGCACGCACGCGGAAGGACCTGCTCACCGCGGCGGCGCGGCTGTTGAAGAGCGGGCGCAGCCCGGATATGGACGAGGTGGCAATGGAGGCGGGGGTCTCGCGGGCGACGGCCTACCGGTACTTCCCGACGGTGGAGGCGTTGCTGGCCGAGGCGCCGGTGGATCGGGCCGTGCCGGAGTCCGCCGCGTTCTTTGAGGGGGACACATCGACGGACCCGGTGGAGCGGGCGCTTCGGGCCGAGGCGGCGATGCACGAGGTGGTGTACGCGAACGCGGCGCAGCTGCGGCTGATGCTGGCGGCGTCGGTCACACGGGTGCTGGATGGGGAGCGCGGGGTGCCGCTGCGGCAGAACCGGCGGACGCCGCTGATCGAGGCGGCGCTGGAGCCGGTGCGGGCGAAGCTGGGGCGGGAGACGTACCGGCAGTTGTGCGCGGCGTTGGCGCTGGTGTTCGGGACCGAGTCGATGATCGTGCTGACGGATGTGCTGGGGATGCCCGAGCCGGCGGCGCGGAAGGTGAAGGCGTGGGCGGTGGAGATGCTGGTGGAGGGGGCGTTGCGGGAGGCAGCGTCTCGGCGTAGGGGAGGCTGA
- a CDS encoding SRPBCC family protein, with protein sequence MSTSATADREIVLTKLIEAPRELVFDLWTSPEEIGAWWGPQGFTTTTSSMNVRAGGSWRFTMHGPDGRDYDNLITYLEVTRPERLTYKHGGTPGGEPIDFQTTATFEPAGAADQNTLVTLRMTFSSAAVKEAVIAKYGALEGGKQTLGRLAEAAAMRRRGAGVEGEGRPFVITRVIQAPVELVYQLWTEREHLEQWFGPKGTRLTVSEMELRPGGRMVYRMGMADGSAHFGRWVFREITPPERLLFLVSFADERGEPVRAFFDETWPLEWLSEVTFKPHAGIGGGTVVTVTWTPTNATAAERRAFEDGHASMSGGWGGTFEQLAGYVGRLGRR encoded by the coding sequence ATGTCGACCTCTGCAACTGCTGACCGGGAGATTGTTCTGACGAAGCTGATCGAGGCGCCGCGCGAGCTGGTGTTTGACTTGTGGACGAGCCCGGAGGAGATCGGGGCGTGGTGGGGTCCGCAGGGGTTCACGACGACAACAAGCTCGATGAACGTGCGGGCGGGCGGGTCGTGGCGGTTCACGATGCACGGGCCGGATGGGCGCGACTACGACAACCTGATCACGTACCTCGAGGTGACGCGGCCCGAGCGACTCACCTACAAGCACGGCGGCACGCCCGGCGGCGAACCCATCGACTTCCAGACCACGGCCACCTTCGAGCCCGCCGGTGCCGCGGACCAGAACACGCTGGTGACGCTGCGGATGACGTTCTCGTCGGCGGCGGTGAAGGAAGCGGTGATCGCGAAGTACGGGGCCCTGGAAGGCGGCAAGCAGACGCTGGGGCGGCTGGCGGAGGCCGCGGCGATGCGGAGGCGTGGTGCGGGCGTGGAGGGCGAGGGCAGGCCGTTCGTCATCACGCGCGTGATCCAGGCGCCGGTGGAGCTCGTGTACCAGTTGTGGACCGAGCGCGAGCACCTGGAGCAGTGGTTCGGGCCCAAGGGGACGCGGCTGACGGTGAGCGAGATGGAGCTGCGGCCGGGCGGGCGGATGGTGTACCGCATGGGGATGGCGGACGGGTCGGCGCACTTCGGGCGGTGGGTGTTCCGCGAGATCACGCCGCCGGAGCGGCTGCTGTTCCTGGTGTCGTTCGCGGATGAGCGGGGCGAGCCGGTGCGGGCGTTCTTCGATGAGACGTGGCCGCTGGAGTGGCTGTCGGAGGTCACGTTCAAGCCGCACGCGGGGATCGGCGGGGGCACGGTGGTGACGGTCACGTGGACGCCGACGAACGCCACGGCGGCGGAGCGGAGAGCGTTCGAGGATGGGCACGCGTCAATGAGCGGCGGCTGGGGCGGGACGTTCGAACAGCTGGCGGGGTATGTGGGGCGGCTGGGGCGGCGGTAG
- a CDS encoding DUF1579 domain-containing protein translates to MQPETPNKNHQWLNKLLGDWESEMECEPGKKSRGTESFRSIGGLWYIGEGKGEMPGGASHTMIMSLGYDTLRDKFVGTWIGSMMSNLWVYDGKLEGNRLTLSAEGPRFDKPGALAQYRDVIEFVNDDYRTLTSFMLGDDGNWNQFMQAHYRRLK, encoded by the coding sequence ATGCAACCCGAGACCCCCAACAAGAACCATCAGTGGCTGAACAAACTCCTGGGCGACTGGGAATCGGAGATGGAGTGTGAGCCGGGCAAGAAGAGCCGCGGGACCGAGTCGTTCCGGTCCATCGGCGGGCTGTGGTACATCGGTGAGGGCAAGGGCGAGATGCCAGGCGGGGCCTCGCACACCATGATCATGTCTTTGGGCTACGACACGCTGCGCGACAAGTTCGTGGGGACGTGGATCGGCTCGATGATGAGCAACCTGTGGGTGTACGACGGGAAGCTGGAGGGCAACCGGCTGACGCTGAGCGCCGAGGGGCCGCGGTTCGACAAGCCGGGGGCGCTGGCGCAGTACCGGGACGTGATCGAGTTCGTGAATGACGACTACCGCACGCTCACGTCGTTCATGCTGGGGGATGATGGGAACTGGAACCAGTTCATGCAGGCGCACTACCGGCGACTGAAGTAA
- a CDS encoding metalloregulator ArsR/SmtB family transcription factor, translating to MFSAIAEPTRREIVELLARRGERPVNDIVASLRMPQPAVSKHLAVLRQVGLVAVTRRGRERIYSVNARELKAVHDWTKTFERFWDHQLDRLKERAEALAKQRAVANNKPENSQ from the coding sequence GTGTTCTCCGCGATCGCCGAGCCCACGCGGCGCGAGATCGTGGAGCTGCTCGCCCGCCGGGGCGAGCGGCCGGTGAACGACATCGTGGCTTCGCTTCGCATGCCGCAACCGGCGGTGTCCAAGCACCTCGCGGTGCTGCGACAGGTCGGGCTAGTGGCGGTGACGCGTCGCGGACGCGAGCGGATCTACAGCGTGAACGCGAGGGAGCTGAAGGCCGTGCACGACTGGACGAAGACTTTCGAGCGATTCTGGGACCACCAGCTGGACCGCCTGAAGGAGCGCGCCGAGGCGCTCGCGAAGCAGCGGGCGGTGGCGAACAACAAACCGGAGAACAGCCAATGA
- a CDS encoding SRPBCC domain-containing protein produces MTTAIEDAVSTLHIQREVRIKAPVQDSWQALLDTLGPASEMPGGQPFPMKLEAWPGGRWYRDLGNNTGHHWAHVQVIKPPALLELHGPMFMSYAAVSHIQYRLKEDGAGTLLTLCHRAFGTITEEHRTGVSEGWEYELEKIRERAERRL; encoded by the coding sequence ATGACGACCGCGATCGAAGACGCCGTTTCGACCCTGCACATCCAGCGCGAGGTGCGGATCAAGGCCCCCGTGCAGGATTCGTGGCAGGCGCTGCTGGACACGCTGGGGCCGGCGAGCGAGATGCCGGGCGGGCAGCCGTTCCCGATGAAGCTGGAGGCGTGGCCGGGCGGGCGGTGGTACCGGGACCTGGGCAACAACACCGGGCACCACTGGGCGCACGTGCAGGTGATCAAGCCGCCGGCGCTGCTGGAGCTGCACGGGCCGATGTTCATGTCGTACGCGGCGGTTTCGCACATCCAGTATCGACTCAAGGAGGACGGGGCGGGTACGCTGCTGACGCTGTGCCACCGGGCCTTCGGCACCATCACCGAGGAGCACCGCACGGGCGTCTCGGAGGGGTGGGAGTACGAGCTCGAGAAGATCCGCGAGCGGGCGGAGCGGCGGCTCTGA